A stretch of Mesoplodon densirostris isolate mMesDen1 chromosome 7, mMesDen1 primary haplotype, whole genome shotgun sequence DNA encodes these proteins:
- the SSRP1 gene encoding FACT complex subunit SSRP1: MAETLEFNDVYQEVKGSMNDGRLRLSRQGIIFKNSKTGKVDNIQAGELTEGIWRRVALGHGLKLLTKNGHVYKYDGFRESEFEKLSDFFKTHYRLELMEKDLCVKGWNWGTVKFGGQLLSFDIGDQPVFEIPLSNVSQCTTGKNEVTLEFHQNDDAEVSLMEVRFYVPPTQEDGVDPVEAFAQNVLSKADVIQATGDAICIFRELQCLTPRGRYDIRIYPTFLHLHGKTFDYKIPYTTVLRLFLLPHKDQRQMFFVISLDPPIKQGQTRYHFLILLFSKDEDISLTLNMNEEEVEKRFEGRLTKNMSGSLYEMVSRVMKALVNRKITVPGNFQGHSGAQCITCSYKASSGLLYPLERGFIYVHKPPVHIRFDEISFVNFARGTTTTRSFDFEIETKQGTQYTFSSIEREEYGKLFDFVNAKKLNIKNRGLKEGMNPSYDEYADSDEDQHDAYLERMKEEGKIREENANDSSDDSGEETDESFNPGEEEEDVAEEFDSNASASSSSNEGDSDREEKKRKQLKKAKMAKDRKSRKKPVEVKKGKDPNAPKRPMSAYMLWLNASREKIKSDHPGISITDLSKKAGEIWKGMSKEKKEEWDRKAEDARREYEKAMKEYEGGRGESSKRDKSKKKKKVKVKMEKKSTPSRGSSSKSSSRQLSESFKSKEFVSSDESSSGENKSKKKRRRSEDSEEEELASTPPSSEDSASGSDE; encoded by the exons ATGGCAGAAACACTGGAGTTCAACGACGTGTATCAGGAGGTGAAAGGCTCCATG AATGATGGTCGGCTGAGGTTGAGCCGCCAGGGCATCATCTTCAAGAATAGTAAGACCGGCAAAGTGGACAACATCCAGGCTGGGGAGTTGACGGAAGGTATCTGGCGCCGAGTAGCTCTGGGCCACGGACTTAAACTGCTGACGAAGAACGGACATGTCTACAAGTACGACGGCTTCCGGGAGTCG GAGTTTGAGAaactctctgatttcttcaaaaCTCACTATCGCCTGGAGCTCATGGAGAAGGATCTCTGTGTGAAGGGTTGGAACTGGGGAACAGTGAAGTTTGGTG ggcagctgctttcCTTCGACATTGGTGACCAGCCGGTCTTCGAGATACCTCTCAGCAACGTGTCCCAGTGCACCACAGGCAAGAATGAGGTGACATTGGAATTCCACCAGAATGACGATGCAGAGGTCTCTCTCATGGAGGTGCGCTTCTATGTGCCTCCCACCCAGGAGGATGGCGTGGACCCCGTTGAG GCCTTTGCCCAGAATGTGCTGTCGAAGGCGGATGTGATCCAGGCCACTGGAGACGCCATCTGCATCTTCCGGGAGCTGCAGTGTCTGACTCCCCGAGGCCGTTATGACATCCGTATCTACCCCACCTTTCTGCACCTGCACGGCAAGACCTTTGACTACAAGATCCCCTACACCACAGTGCTGCGTCTCTTTCTGCTGCCCCACAAGGACCAGCGCCAGATGTTTTTTGTG ATCAGCCTGGATCCCCCCATCAAGCAGGGCCAGACCCGCTACCACTTCCTGATCCTCCTCTTCTCGAAGGACGAGGACATCTCCTTGACTCTCAACATGAATGA GGAAGAGGTGGAGAAGCGCTTTGAGGGGCGGCTCACCAAGAACATGTCAGGGTCCCTCTACGAGATGGTCAGCCGGGTCATGAAAGCCCTGGTGAACCGCAAGATCACAGTCCCAGGCAACTTCCAAGG GCACTCGGGGGCCCAGTGCATCACCTGCTCCTACAAGGCCAGCTCGGGACTGCTGTACCCACTGGAGCGGGGCTTCATCTACGTCCACAAGCCACCTGTGCACATCCGCTTCGATGAGATCTCCTTCGTCAACTTTGCCCGTGGTACCACCACCACTCGTTCCTTTGACTTTGAAATTGAGACCAAGCAGGGCACTCAGTATACCTTCAGTAGCATTGAGAG GGAGGAGTATGGAAAGCTGTTTGATTTTGTCAATGCAaaaaaactcaacatcaaaaaccgAGGATTGAAAGAG GGCATGAACCCCAGCTATGACGAATACGCCGACTCCGACGAAGACCAGCACGATGCCTACTTGGAACGGATGAAGGAGGAGGGCAAGATCCGGGAGGAGAATGCCAATGACAGCAGTGATGACTCAGGAGAAGAAACCG ATGAGTCATTCAACCCaggtgaagaggaggaggatgtggCAGAGGA GTTTGACAGCAACGCCTCTGCCAGCTCCTCCAGTAATGAGGGTGACAGTGACCGGGAAGAGAAGAAACGGAAGCAGCTTAAAAAGGCCAAGATGGCCAAGGATCGCAAGAGTCGCAAGAAGCCCGTGGAG GTAAAGAAAGGCAAAGACCCTAACGCCCCCAAAAGGCCCATGTCTGCCTACATGCTGTGGCTCAACGCCAGCCGAGAGAAGATCAAGTCAGACCATCCTGGCATCAGTATCACGGATCTTTCCAAGAAGGCAGGCGAGATCTGGAAGGGAATGtccaaagagaagaaagag GAGTGGGATCGCAAGGCTGAGGATGCCAGGAGGGAATATGAAAAAGCCATGAAAGAATATGAAGGGGGCCGGGGTGAGTCTTCTAAAAG GGATAagtcaaagaagaagaagaaagtaaaggTAAAGATGGAGAAGAAATCAACACCCTCTAGGGGCTCATCATCCAAGTCTTCGTCAAGGCAGCTGAGTGAGAGCTTCAAGAGCAAAGAGTTTGTGTCTAGCGATGAGAGCTCTTCAGGAGAGAATAAGAGCAAAAAGAAGAGGAGGCGGAGTGAG GACTCTGAAGAAGAGGAACTAGCCAGCACTCCCCCCAGCTCCGAAGACTCGGCGTCAGGATCTGATGAATAG